The genomic DNA TACTGCTCTTTTTATCTTAGTACGCTTTCTTCCTTCATTCCTTACAGGAGATTCCGTTCTTTGCTTATCACGCCTCAAATACTCTACAAACCCTCTCCCTGAAAAATCATATGTTGTTTTCGAATTTATATTATACAACCTAATTGTTTCGTCGTTTATAACGGTCAAATCAAACTCCTCAGTATCTCCATTATCATAATTAAGTGTTAAATATTTTAAGTTTGTAATACCTATAGGATCTTTGATCGTGTAATTCCCTGAAAAATCCCATCTAATACTTTCAATATCCGTGCCAAAAGGATCATGAGATGAATAAAATGTAGTAGTGTTCTCTGGTGTAAATTGCAAATACGTTTCATCATCAAATGCATCAGCACCCCCTCCTTCAATACCTATTCTTTCCCAAGCAATATATTCTTGTAAGAAATATTCTATATTATCATAAAAAAGCTTATTATAATCAAAGTTATTACGTTGATAACCAATCAAAAAATAACTTACATTTTGAGATATATCATCAATCCTAATTTCATTGCTTGATAGTTGAACAACTTCAAAACCATATGTTCCATCTAAACGGTGACTCATCTCCAAAATCCCATTATATGCTCTATAGTTTCCTACCAAAACCCCCAATCCATTTCCCGTTTTGCCAATATCTACAATATTATTATTTGCATACATTTTGCCATTAAAAAAAGAAACTGTAAAAGATTTAGCTATAAAAGGTACTTCTCCTCTCCCTTCTGTTCTATGATAATCTATATACCATAAATCATACTGAGACACTAATTCATCTAAAGAAATCAAATCATCAACTCTATCATCTATTGTACATGACGTAAATATTATTGTTGTTAGAAACACAAAAAGTAGTTGTATCGCTTTCATAAACCTTATTTTACAGTTATGTTCATAACCTACTCAAATTACATGCCAAAAAGCTATTACTACTTGTGTAACACCTAAAAGCTTAAATAAAACAAAAGAACCACCCCAGTAAGGGTGGTTCTAAGTAAAGTTCTATTAAAAATATGAAGGGCTTATTTTTTAATGAACCTAGTTATTAATAATAATTAACAATATTAATTCCTATAATATACAACATTTTAAAATGTTTTCGCTTATTCTAGAAAGTCGTTTTTTATTAAAAAGCTTCTCGTTTAAGCGTCTTCAAAAGTATATATTACTTTAAACATTTCAAATAGGTATAAATACTGAAATATGCATACGGGATTATACGTACCTTATAAAAGAGGAGTAAATATACCCCTCTTTTAGCATATTAATGAAGACAATTTTAGTCTTTAACAAAATTAGTAGTCATTGATTTTTGACCATCGTTAACCTCTATGATATATAACCCTGGCTCCAATTTAGAAACATCAACACCATTATCATCTTTCATTTTTCCTGTTTTTACTACCTGCCCAATTGGATTTACAATTTTATAAACTAAATTATTGCTAGAATTTGATTTTACCTGTACAAAGTTTGTTGCTGGGTTAGGGAATACCATAAAACTAGTGACTGCTTCACTTGCCAAAGGCTCTCCTTCGATTTCTTCAAAGATACCATTAAAACTTCCTGCTGCGGTAATATTTACAGTATAATCTTCGACCTCGCCATCTGCAAAACTCTCACATGGAGTTGATTTTGAATTATACTTCATAGAAACTCGCATTCTTGTTGATCCTAATTTAGCCGAAGATGGTATCGTTATCTCTGCTGTTCTGTTTGATGAACTTCTAGATGATCCTGAAACTACCTCCTCACTTGATTCAAAAACTCCATTTTGATTAAAATCAATCCATACTGTAAAAAATTCTGTATATGAACTACTTCTAAAACCTGCACTAACAATCAATTGGTTCGTACTTCCTTGAGATACATTCGCTACTTTTGATGTAAAATCTCCATAACCGCCATCTGATGAGCTACTATGACTCATACCTCCTAAAGATACATAATCAATCCACTCATATGTAGAACGATTTCCTTTTGACGAACAGTAATTTAACTCTACTCCCAAAGTTGTAAAAACCAAACTACTACTTGACTCTGAAACATTACCCGCTGCATCCTTTGACTTTACACTATATGAATAAGTCGTATTTGCCGTTAAACCTGTTATATTAGCCGATGTTCCTGTTACTACTCCTATGCTTGATCCTCCATTAAAAATTTCATATTCCTTTACACCTACATTATCCGTTGATGCTAACCAACTCAACGTTGCTGTCGTTTGCGTGATATTAGATACTGACAATCCTGTTGGAGCCGTTGGAGATTGAGTATCAGAATTCGCCCCTACTATATGTATTGTATAATCTTCAACCTCGCCATAAGATATAGCTCCTTCACATGCGCTTGGAGTTGCATTGTATTTTAAAACTACGCGCATTCTTGTTGAACCTTCTAATGCTGATGATGGCACGCTAAATGAACCACTAACTGCAGTATCCTTAGAAGGTGCTTTTGTCCAAACTGTTTCTCCTGCATCTGAAAAATCTCCATCTCCGTTATAATCAATCCAAACACCATAACCCTCACTATATACAGCTCCATTCCATTTTGGAGTAATTTTTATCGTATTTGATACTCCTTTTATTAAATCTGTTGATATTGAAGTGTAATCAGAGTACCCATTACCTCCATCTGAACTATTATCAATACTTCCTAACTCTACACGTTGTATGTACTCATCCGATACATTTTCTCCTTTTGAGGTACAATAAGAAATAGGTTTAACCCCTGTAGTAGTTACAGCAATTGTAGAAACTTCACCACTTCCTCCTGAAGAACAATTTGCTTTTACCGTACAAGTATATGTTGTACCCTCTACTAAACCTGTAATTAACTTAGAGGTACCATTTACTGTATATGAACTCTCATTTACTGTTACTATATAAGAAATTGCTTCTGAAACAGCTGTCCATGATAACGTAAAATCATTGTCATTTATATTAGAACTTTCAAATCCACCCGGAGCAGCTAGTGCACAGTTTTCTACATAAGCTTCTCCAACACCAACAGCATACCATGCATTTGTCACAGATTTTACCTCATCACTATTTTCTCCATACAAATCAGTAGCTGCAGTAATAGAACCTGCCCTTGCATCTGCAAAAGTAGCATTAGCTGATAAATAATTAGCTTCTGTACGATAGGCTATTTTAGCAGATTTTATCATTCCAATTGCCGTAACATTAAACATATTATTAATATCATTTGTTCCTGCTCCTCCTGCAGTTAACAAATAAAACCAATAATTTAAAACACCTGAATTCGTATGAACTCCACAGTAATCATTAGATTGACTTGGCGTACCACAATTAGGCTCTTTCCAATAAGTACCTCCATATGTATCTGGCTGATTTCTCTCATTTGGATTACTCATAGACCTCAATGCTACCGACCCTGTTCTTCTATCAATTTCATCTCCTATCAACCATACTGTAGCGTCTGGTGCTAAATCATTTCCATTTCCTTTTGCAAAATGCTCTACTGCAGCTCCCCAAATATCTGAAAAACCTTCATTCAAGCCTCCTGATTCTCTCTGATAAGCTAAATCTGCTGTATGACTACAAATAGCATGTCCTATTTCGTGCGCAGCCACATCTATTGAGGTCAAAGCATCAAAATAACCATTGCCTTCACTCCCGTTAGAAGAACCATCTCCATAAGACATAACAGCCCCATTCCAAAACGCATTATCATAATTATTATCTACATGCACATAACTACGAATTTGAGCTCCATTACCATCATAACTATCTCTATTATGGTTGTTCTTAAAATAATCATACGTCATCATAGCTCCCCAGTGTGCATCTAAAGCAGCATCATCCTTATTAGTACTATGCTCAGCAGAAGTCCAATTATTATCATTATCCGTAAACTCATCATAATTAGTTACATACGGATAATTAAACCCAGGCCCTTGATTTTTAGCATCACGAGTATATATCTTTCTTGTCGCATCTGCCAAAATATAACTAGCCCCACTTAAGGTTGTTTCAATAGTTCTTGTTCCACTATACCTAGTTGCTGCCGTTCCTGAAGCAAACATCGTTTTTAAAGTTTTCTTTACATCTACTTTCTCTGATTTTTTAACCGCTCCTATATGACCAAATTTATCAGCATGTTTTATAATTGCATTAAAAAATAAAGCTTCTCCTGTATGAGCATCTATATATAAGTATCCTCTACTCAAAGGTTTTGTAGCAAAAATATCAAATTTATAAGCTAGCCTAGCTTCTTTAGTTCCTATAACTTCTTTAGGTAAAATGAGTAATTCTCCTTTAGGTTTTTTATAATTATTCATCTCTTTCGCAGCTTCAGGTGTTTCCCAAAGATATTTTTCTGCTCCAGTATGCTCTAAAGCTCTATCAAATGCAGCTTTCCTAGAAAGCTTAGGTATAATATTTACCGCTCCTACATCATAAAACTCCCCATTCATCGTTTTTAACTTTCCTTTCTTAGCATGAGCCATATAAGTAGCAAATTCTACTTTAACTCCTTTAAATGATTGTTGGTATTTTTCATGTGTAAATCCTAAATCATCAACTTCCGTTTTAACTCTCATCAGGTGATCTTCAGCTGACATTTTCAGTTTTTTCTTTAATAGCTCAGGTGCTCTTTCCAAAGAATATTTTGATGATTTTTCTAATTTAATCTGTTTTATCTTTTTTAATTCTTGAGCTTCTACAGAAGACAATCCAATAAAAAAGAAAGGGGATAATAACACACTTGTAATATACTTTTTTTTCATTATAAAGGAATTTGTTGGTTTAATTATTTTTAATAAAAAACAAAATTTAATAAAATATTTTTATTAAAAAGATTATATACATATATAATATTCAGCAAAAATACCCTTTTTGCAAAAAATACAAAATAAGTATAAATACGGAAATACATATACGTAATCATACGTTTTATAATAAAAAAGAACCATCAAAAAAAGGGTTAGAAAATACTTTCTAACCCTTTTTTGGCAATCTATAATATTGAATATAAACTGATTTATCTTTTCATCAACTTAACTGCTTTTGATTTCTGACCATCATTAACTTCTAATATGTATAATCCTGATTTCAGTTTAGACACATTAATAACATCATTAACAACTCCTGCTTTCACTACCTGCCCAATGGTATTTACAATTTTATACGTTAAACCTTTAGCCGACCTCAATGTTATTTTCACATAGCTTGTAGTTGGATTTGGAAATACTGCTAAATAATCTGCTGATTCATTCCCCAGAGCTTCAATATCTAAGAATTCTGAATCTCTACTTGTTCCTGCTGCGGTAATATTTACGGTATAATCTTCGACCTCGCCATCTGCAAAACTCTCACATGGAGTTGATTTTGAATTATACTTCATAGAAACTCGCATTCTTGTTGATCCTAATTTAGCCGAAGATGGTATCGTTATCTCTGCTGTTCTGTTTGATGAACTTCTAGATGATCCTGAAACTACCTCCTCACTTGATTCAAAAACTCCATTTTGATTAAAATCAATCCATACTGTAAAAAATTCTGTATATGAACTACTTCTAAAACCTGCACTAACAATCAATTGGTTCGTACTTCCTTGAGATACATTCGCTACTTTTGATGTAAAATCTCCATAACCGCCATCTGATGAGCTACTATGACTCATACCTCCTAAAGATACATAATCAATCCACTCATATGTAGAACGATTTCCTTTTGACGAACAGTAATTTAACTCTACTCCCAAAGTTGTAAAAACTAAACTACTACTTGACTCTGAAACATTACCCGCTGCATCCTTTGACTTTACACTATATGAATAAGTCGTATTTGCCGTTAAACCTGTTATATTAGCCGATGTTCCTGTTACTACTCCTATGCTTGATCCTCCATTAAAAATTTCATATTCCTTTACACCTACATTATCCGTTGATGCTAACCAACTCAACGTTGCTGTCGTTTGCGTGATATTAGACACTGACAATCCTGTTGGCGCCGTTGGAGATTGAGTATCAGAATTCGCTCCTACTATACGTATTGTATAATCTTCAACCTCGCCATAAGATATAGCTCCTTCACATGCGCTTGGAGTTGCATTGTATTTTAAAACTACGCGCATTCTTGTTGAACCTTCTAATGCTGATGATGGCACGCTAAATGAACCACTAACTGCAGTATCCTTAGAAGGTGCTTTTGTCCAAACTGTTTCTCCTGCATCTGAAAAATCTCCATCTCCGTTATAATCAATCCAAACACCATAACCCTCACTATATACAGCTCCATTCCATTTTGGAGTAATTTTTATCGTATTTGATACTCCTTTTATTAAATCTGTTGATATTGAAGTGTAATCAGAGTACCCATTACCTCCATCTGAACTATTATCAATACTTCCTAACTCTACACGTTGTATGTACTCATCCGATACATTTTCTCCTTTTGAGGTACAATAGGAAATAGTTACTGTAGAAGTTGTAACACTCACTGATGCACTGTAATTAGAATTTCCTGATGTACACTTACTACGGACCTGAATTTCATATTGAGTTGATGCCGATAATCCACTTAATGTAGTAGATGTCGAAGCAACATCTTTGGTTACCCAAGAAGTACTTCCTGCAATACGATATCTTACGCTATAAGTTGCACCTGATACCGAAGACCAAGTTACTGACACACTTGAAGAAGTTACCCCTGAAGTTGCAACTCCAGTAGGCACTGTAGCTGTACATGTTGCTCCTTCACCAAATTTATCTGATAAAGCTAAACTTCTACGAGAACCACCAGCTTCTAAAATAGCTCTCATTCTATTCTTTTGCCCTACCGTAAATAAATTCATACATGAATCATCAGAATAGTCCATATAATTTTGAACCATATCTTCTGAACCACAAGAATTATGCCCTGTAACACATCCATAATTCGGCGCATCAGACTCTGGCGTATCAGCAACAAAATCATCTGAACCACAAGGTCCATCTCCCCAAATATGACGTAAATTCAAGTAGTGACCAACTTCATGAGTTGTTGTTCTACCTCCATCAAAAGGCGCTTGAGCAGTTCCTACCGTACCGAAATACTGATCTGCCATTACCACTCCATCTGTAGAAGCGTCTCCCCCAGGAAACTGAGCATAACCTAAAATAGTATTTGATCCACTTTTTATATTATCTACAATCCACATATTTAAGTATTCCGCAGTATTCCAAGCATTTACCCCACCTGTAGAAGTTTTTTTCATAGCATCATTAGTTCCCCAAGTAGCGGTACTAACGGCTGTTCTTGTAATTCCTGTTGTTGGATTTCCATTAGGATCAATCGTTGCTAGTTTAAATTCTATTTGAGTATCAGCTGCTTGAGACCATTTATTAGTTGCATCTGAGTTTGTTCTTCTAAAATCTGCATTCAATACATCTAACTGAGATTGGATCTGTGCATCGCTAATATTATTTGTTGAATTGGTATATAATATATGTACAACAACTGGTAGTGTTATTATTTCTCCCGATACCTTTCCATGATACCTTTCTTTCTCTGTAATTTTTCTTTGTGTAAATCTCTCTATTTCTGCCATCTTTCTTTTAAGCTCTGGATCTAAAGATTTACGGTATTCTAAGTTTTCCATTGCATGGCAAGTCCTTCTATCTTGCGCGTAAGTGACACCTATAAAAAGCAGGCTTAAAAATGCTAAAGTAATTTTGTTTTTCATTCTGAGGAGGATAAAAAAATTAATATTAATTAATGCTCAATAAAAAAGCCATTTTAATAAAATAAATATGTTAAAATAACTTAATTTATTAACAAACAGATGGTAAATTTACAAATAAAAAACAAATATCAAAATAAAGAAGTAAAACAACCCACTATAAACCAGCTCATTTATACAAACAACCCCAGTGATTAACTGGGCTGATCTTATTTCAAAAAAAAATATTTTTTTTTAATAAAAACCCGTAGTATTCGTTTTTTTTTGAATTTTTAGTAAAAAAAGGATTCAAAATATATTCTATCAAATATAATTTTAACTTTATCGTTTTTACCTTAGTATGCTAGAAATACAACAATTAAACATTTCATTTAAAAACAATATTGTCATTGAAAACCTTTCTTTTTCTATAGAAAAAAAACAAATTATAGGAATGGTAGGTGAAAGTGGTAGTGGAAAATCTATTAGTTCACTAGCTATCATGGGACTGCTCCCTAAAAACGCATCTCTCAATGGCAAAATATTATTCAATAATAACAACCTAACATCTTACACAAATAAACAGTTTCAAAAAATTAGAGGAAACAAAATTTCTATGATTTTTCAAGAACCTATGAGTTCTTTAAACCCTACTTTAACATGTGGATACCAGGTTTCAGAAGTATTAAAATTGCATTCAAACCTTTCTTCAACAGAAATAAAAGAAGAAGCCCTTTCTATTTTTGAAAAGGTAAAATTACCAAACCCTAAGCAAATTTACAGTTCTTATCCTCATCAAATTAGCGGTGGTCAAAAACAACGGGTAATGATTGCAATTGCAATTGCCTGTAAACCAAAACTATTAATTGCCGACGAACCAACTACAGCTCTCGATGTAACCGTTCAAAAAGAAATTATAAAGCTACTAAAAGAAATACAACAAGAAAGTGAAATGAGTATTCTATTCATTTCACACGACTTGGCTTTGGTTTCTGAAATTGCAGATAAAATAGTAGTCATGTACAAAGGAAAGGTTGTAGAAAAAGGAACAAAAAAAGATGTTTTTGTGTATCCTAAAAAGGATTATACCAAAGCTCTTATAAATTCTAAGCCCAAATTATCTGCGCGTCTTAAAAAGCTACCCACAGTCTTTGATTTTATGAATAATAATGTTGATTTATCTATTTACTCACAAGAGAGTCGTGCTGTTTTTCATAAAAAACTATATCATCAACCTCCCTTACTTGAAATCATTCATCTTAACAAACAGTTTATTTCTAATAGTTCCTTTTTTCGTACCCCAAAAATTACTCATGCTGTTAATGACGTTTCTTTCAAGATCTATGAAGGAGAAACTTTAGGTTTAGTAGGAGAGTCTGGATGTGGGAAAACCACCTTGGGCCGTACTATATTACAGTTAGAAAAACCTACATCGGGTCAAATTATATACAAAGGAAAAGACATTCTCAAACTTAAAAAAAGAGAGATACAAAACTTAAGAAAAGAAATACAAATTATTTTTCAAGATCCCTTTTCTTCACTAAATCCAAGAATAACTATAGGAGAAGCAATTCTTGAGCCAATGCGAGTACATCGTATTTTACCCTCCAAAACAACCCGAAAAGAATACGTGATAAAATTATTAAAAAAAGTTGGTTTATCTGAAAATCATTTCTACCGCTACCCTCATGAATTTTCGGGAGGGCAGCGCCAACGTATAGGAATTGCAAGAACAATAGCACTTCAACCAAAGTTAATTGTTTGTGATGAATCGGTTTCGGCCTTGGATGTTTCTGTTCAAGCACAGGTACTAAACCTTTTAAATCACCTAAAATCTGAGTTTAATTTTACGTATATTTTTATATCTCACGACTTATCTGTTGTAAAATATATGGCGGATCAACTGGTTGTTATGAACAAAGGGAAAATTGAAGAAATAGACGATGCTGATATCATTTATAGAAATCCCAAAACCGAATATACTAAAACTTTAATCGATGCTATTCCTAAAGGAATTTAAGCTTTCACAGTATCGCAATTAATAGTATATTGCATATTTAAAAACGAAAAGACAGTTCATGAAAATAATCGTACCAATGGCCGGAATCGGCTCTCGTTTAAGACCCCACACATTAACTATCCCCAAACCGTTGACTGTTATTGCAGGAAAGCCAATTGTTCAAAGGCTCGTAGAAGACATTATCTCTGTAGTAAACCAGCCTATAGAGGAAATCGCCTTTATTATAGGCACTACAGCAAAAGGTTTTCCAACAAACACTGAAGAAACCCTAAAAAATATTGCAGCTGAGCTAGGAGCTAAAGGCTCTGTATATGTTCAAGAGCAAGCTCTAGGAACGGCACATGCTTTACACTGTGCTAAAGAATCTTTGAGTGGTCCTTGCGTTATTGCTTATGCAGACACTCTATTCAAAGCAGACTTTACGTTAGATGCTAATGCTGATGGTGCTGTTTGGGTAAAGCAAGTGAAAGACCCTAGTGCTTTTGGCGTTATAAAATTAAATGATGGAGTTATCACAGACTTTGTTGAAAAACCAAAAGAATTTGTATCTGATTTAGCAATTATCGGAATCTATTATTTTAAAGACGGTGATAAAGTTAGAGAAGAAATAGAACATTTAATTAACAACGACCTAAAAGAAAATGGCGAGTACCAATTAACAAATGTTTTAGAATCTTTAAAAAAACAAGGTGCTCAGTTTATTCCTGGAAAAGTAGATGTTTGGATGGATTGTGGTAAGAAAGATCCTACCGTAGACACCAACAAACAAGTTCTAGAGTTTGAAAAAGCCGAAGGAAATAATCTAGTATCTAACGATGTTATTTTAGAGAACTCTGAAGTCATTCAACCTTGCTTTATTGGTAAAAATGTAACATTAAAAAATACCAAAGTAGGTCCTTTTGTTTCTATCGGAGCAAATAGCACTGTTGATAACTCAACTATTACAAACTCCCTTATTCAATCAAATGTTCAGATTTCAAACGCAAAATTGGACAATGCTATGATTGGAAATCATGCAAAATACAACGGTGAATACACATCAGTAAGCATCGGAGATTATACTGAGTTAATTTAAAAGATATGTTAAAAAGGATTGTGCTTATTACTTTTATAGGATTATTGTGCAATCCTTCTTTCTCTTTTGCGCAAAGCGAAAGTTCTTTGGTTGTTTTGGAGAAACAGCAAGTGGCATTTCAAGATTTTTTCTTTAAAGCACTCTCTAACAAAGCAATTGAAAATTACCAAAAAGCAATTGAAAACCTAGAGAATTGCAACCAAATTATCCCTAATAATAAAGCTGTTTTATTTGAATTTTCAAAAAATTACTTAAAACTTAATCGTTTTTTTGAAGCTATTGAATATGGAAACAAAGCATTAAAAGCAGCTCCCCAAAACCTGTGGATTTTAGAGCATTTAGTAACTGTCTATAGAAAAAACAGAGACTTCACTGAAGCTATCAAAATCCAACAAAAAATTATTAATAAACACCCTCTCAAAAAGCGAAAACTCGTTTTTTTATACTTAGAAAACAGAAATTATAGTGCCGCTAAAACTGTTTTACAAGAACTAGAAGAAGCTAAACTACTGACTCCTAGATTGCGTAGAATAAAAGATAGCCTAAGAAAAAGAGAAGTAGCCAATAAATCTAAAAAAAACACTGTAAACAATTACAGCTCTGAAATCAACAAATCGTTTACTCAATTAAAAGAAATGTTGAATAAATATAATAGTACTCAAAACAATGCTCACTTATTAAAATATAGTCAAAAAGGAATTGACTTATACCCTGCCCAGCCTTTTGTTTACTTGATGAAAGCAAGAGCTTTAAATAATCAAAAATCATATAAAAAAGCGATTGAAACTTTACAAAATGGCATTGATTTTGTTATAGACAATCATGCTATGGAGGTCAGCTTTTATTTAGAATTAGCGAAAGCTCACCAAGGAATTGGGAATATAAAAGAAGCTAAAAAATATCGTAAAAAAGCTAAAAAATGAAAATTTTAAAATATATTTTAATTTTAAGTGTTGTTTTTACCTCTTGTAAAACTACTAAGAATGCCATTGGTAAAAATGTTGCTTCCAAAAAGACGTCCACTAAAAAAATTATACGAAAACACATCAATGCTAACTTCGATAAAGAGAGTGTCAATGCTAAGTTTAAAGTTCATTACAAAAATTCAACTGAGAATATTGGATTTTCAGTTCAGCTGAAAATAAAAAAAGACGAAGTCATATGGTTAAAAGGAAAAAAATTCATTACTGTGTTTAAAGCTAAAATCACACCAACTACAGTAAGCTACTATTCTCCTTATAAAAAAGATTATTTCGAAGGAGATTTTTCACTTCTAAAAAAACTATTAGGCATTGATATCAATTTCAATCAGTTACAAAATATGTTATTAGGACAAGCTATACTGGATCTTAAAGAAAAAAGACACACAAGTACTATCTTAAATAATTCTTATGTCCTTTCTCCTAAAAAACAAGCGAGCTTATTTGACATATTTTATCATATAAACCCTTCTCATTTCAAACTAAACAAACAAACTTTAATTAACCCTTCAAAAAACGAACGATTAGATATTTCCTATCCAAAATATTCTTTGAAAAATGGGGATATCTTTCCGCAAGAGATAAAACTCAAAGCAACATCCCCTAATGCATTCACCAATATTACAATGGTTACTAAATCAGTTGCTTTTAACACACCTCTAAATATTTCTTTTCAAATTCCTTCGGGCTATAAACGCATTGATTTCTAGTGACTAAAAAAACACATATATCATTCCTTATTATTATTTGCTTAATTAGCTTTTCTTCTTTTTCACAAACAAGAAGGCAATTAGAAAATAAGCGAAAAAAATTAAATAACGAAATTAAAAAAGTTAACTCTCTTCTTTTTAAAACAAAAAAAGAAAAAACGAATGCTTTAGATGACTTAAAGGATTTAAATCAAAAAATTAGTGTTCGAGAACGCTTAATTGAAACTATTAATTTGGAATCCCAAGAGCTTCTTAAGGAAATAAATACTAACAAAAAGCAACTTGATAAATACCACGAAGAGCTTACTAATTTAAAGGCTGATTATGCCGATATGGTTTTAAAATCTTATAAAAGTAAATCGCAACAAAGCAAAACAATGTTTTTACTTTCCTCTAAGAGTTTTTATCAAGCCTATAAAAGATTACAGTATATGAAACAATATACTGATTTTAGAAAGAAACAGGGAGAGGAAATTATTATAAAAACCGCTTTTGTCGAAAAATTAAACGACTCACTAAGTGAAAGAAAAAAGATAAAAGAACAGCTAATTATTGCTGAAAAAAAGCATAAAGAAGAAATAGAAACTGATAAAGAGCAGCAAGAAGAGCTAATTTCTAAAATAAAAAAGCAAGAGAGTAAGTACAAAAAAGAGCTAGAAAAGAAGCAGCAAGAAGAAAAAAGGATCGCTGCTAAAATTGATAAGATCATTAGAAATGCAATTGCCAAGGCAAATAGAAATAGAGCTAAAAAAGAAAAAAATGCCAAAAAATCTACTGGTTTTGTACTAAATGCAGAGGAAAAAACATTGAAAAAATATTTTGAACAAAATAAAGGAAACTTACCTTGGCCTGTTAACGGCTTGATCACACGAAAGTTTGGAATACAACCACACCCTACC from Tenacibaculum maritimum NCIMB 2154 includes the following:
- a CDS encoding sugar phosphate nucleotidyltransferase, whose protein sequence is MKIIVPMAGIGSRLRPHTLTIPKPLTVIAGKPIVQRLVEDIISVVNQPIEEIAFIIGTTAKGFPTNTEETLKNIAAELGAKGSVYVQEQALGTAHALHCAKESLSGPCVIAYADTLFKADFTLDANADGAVWVKQVKDPSAFGVIKLNDGVITDFVEKPKEFVSDLAIIGIYYFKDGDKVREEIEHLINNDLKENGEYQLTNVLESLKKQGAQFIPGKVDVWMDCGKKDPTVDTNKQVLEFEKAEGNNLVSNDVILENSEVIQPCFIGKNVTLKNTKVGPFVSIGANSTVDNSTITNSLIQSNVQISNAKLDNAMIGNHAKYNGEYTSVSIGDYTELI
- a CDS encoding tetratricopeptide repeat protein, encoding MLKRIVLITFIGLLCNPSFSFAQSESSLVVLEKQQVAFQDFFFKALSNKAIENYQKAIENLENCNQIIPNNKAVLFEFSKNYLKLNRFFEAIEYGNKALKAAPQNLWILEHLVTVYRKNRDFTEAIKIQQKIINKHPLKKRKLVFLYLENRNYSAAKTVLQELEEAKLLTPRLRRIKDSLRKREVANKSKKNTVNNYSSEINKSFTQLKEMLNKYNSTQNNAHLLKYSQKGIDLYPAQPFVYLMKARALNNQKSYKKAIETLQNGIDFVIDNHAMEVSFYLELAKAHQGIGNIKEAKKYRKKAKK
- a CDS encoding DUF4292 domain-containing protein, whose protein sequence is MKILKYILILSVVFTSCKTTKNAIGKNVASKKTSTKKIIRKHINANFDKESVNAKFKVHYKNSTENIGFSVQLKIKKDEVIWLKGKKFITVFKAKITPTTVSYYSPYKKDYFEGDFSLLKKLLGIDINFNQLQNMLLGQAILDLKEKRHTSTILNNSYVLSPKKQASLFDIFYHINPSHFKLNKQTLINPSKNERLDISYPKYSLKNGDIFPQEIKLKATSPNAFTNITMVTKSVAFNTPLNISFQIPSGYKRIDF
- a CDS encoding murein hydrolase activator EnvC family protein, which produces MTKKTHISFLIIICLISFSSFSQTRRQLENKRKKLNNEIKKVNSLLFKTKKEKTNALDDLKDLNQKISVRERLIETINLESQELLKEINTNKKQLDKYHEELTNLKADYADMVLKSYKSKSQQSKTMFLLSSKSFYQAYKRLQYMKQYTDFRKKQGEEIIIKTAFVEKLNDSLSERKKIKEQLIIAEKKHKEEIETDKEQQEELISKIKKQESKYKKELEKKQQEEKRIAAKIDKIIRNAIAKANRNRAKKEKNAKKSTGFVLNAEEKTLKKYFEQNKGNLPWPVNGLITRKFGIQPHPTFKGISINSTGLHIAAKKGDHAKSIFNGKVLAVQLLSEGRKSILVQHGNYISAYNNLEETYVKKEDKVVTGQRLGKIFTNKITGKTKLAFVLFKNTKRLNPANWIQKK